The following are from one region of the Candidatus Methylomirabilota bacterium genome:
- a CDS encoding LLM class flavin-dependent oxidoreductase produces MRFGLFLLFEWSGPGRAFDAMYGDLLEEVVYAEEQGLEAVWLAEHHFVSYSACPQPLMFAIMAAAQTRRVRLGTGVLVLPFYHPLRLAGEIAVADVLTGGRLEIGVGRGAYPYEFARYDVPFDEGRQRSQECLEIMLRAWREDDVAHSGRFYQFPAATVLPRPLQRPHPPIWIAALNPESFTYAIGHGHRLLSTVFREPVDKVAEKVDLYRRTLKDAGKTEADSDLGLLRIAYVAETDAAAREALPHVTKTHRTWHHLHFGSESVRGGVVRSDPVEHEPSPEEAWERLIIGSPERCIRQIRALEAVGVDLLLMNMNFGNMTHPEAMRSLRLFGREVLPAFRREAAPRG; encoded by the coding sequence ATGCGATTTGGGCTGTTCCTGCTGTTCGAGTGGTCGGGCCCGGGGCGGGCCTTCGACGCCATGTACGGCGATCTCCTCGAGGAGGTCGTCTACGCCGAGGAGCAGGGGCTGGAGGCCGTGTGGCTCGCCGAGCACCACTTCGTGAGCTACAGCGCCTGCCCACAGCCGCTGATGTTCGCCATCATGGCCGCCGCGCAGACCCGGCGTGTGCGGCTCGGCACCGGGGTGCTCGTCCTCCCCTTCTATCACCCGCTGCGGCTGGCCGGAGAGATCGCGGTGGCCGACGTGCTCACGGGTGGCCGCCTGGAGATCGGGGTGGGCCGCGGAGCCTATCCCTACGAGTTCGCGCGCTACGATGTGCCGTTCGACGAGGGCCGCCAGCGAAGCCAGGAGTGCCTGGAGATCATGCTGCGGGCCTGGCGCGAGGACGACGTGGCGCACAGCGGGCGCTTCTACCAGTTCCCGGCGGCCACCGTGCTGCCGCGGCCGCTACAGCGGCCGCACCCGCCCATCTGGATCGCCGCCCTGAACCCGGAGTCCTTCACCTACGCCATCGGCCATGGGCACCGGCTGCTCAGCACGGTGTTCCGCGAGCCCGTGGACAAAGTGGCCGAGAAGGTCGACCTCTACCGGCGCACCCTCAAAGACGCAGGCAAGACCGAAGCGGACAGCGACCTGGGCCTGCTGCGGATTGCCTACGTGGCGGAGACGGATGCCGCGGCCCGCGAGGCGCTCCCGCACGTGACGAAGACGCACCGCACGTGGCACCACCTGCACTTCGGCAGCGAGAGCGTGCGCGGCGGGGTCGTCCGCTCGGACCCGGTCGAGCACGAGCCCTCGCCGGAGGAGGCGTGGGAGCGGCTGATCATCGGCAGCCCCGAGCGCTGCATCCGGCAGATCCGGGCGCTGGAGGCGGTGGGCGTCGACCTCCTCCTGATGAACATGAACTTCGGCAACATGACGCATCCGGAGGCCATGCGCTCGCTGCGGCTCTTCGGCCGGGAGGTCCTGCCGGCGTTCAGGCGCGAGGCCGCGCCGCGAGGATGA